From the genome of Pectobacterium atrosepticum:
CCCTGTTCTCAACCTATTGATAAACCCGTCATACTTCAAGCCGCATGTGCGTTGGCTACGTTCATTCACCCGAATCACTTACCTGAGTAAGCTCATCGGGATTCTCTCTCTTGCCGCCTTCCTGCAACTCGAATTATTTAGGGTATAAACCATTTTTATTCATGGAATAAGGGCATAGCCCCCTACGCGCTAACACTCCAACTTCGGATATACATCCGCGATCTTATCGCCGGTAAAATGGGCGATCCAGCCTTCCGGGTTATCGAACAGGCGGATGGCAGTGAAATGCGGCTCTGGCCCCATATCAAACCAGTGTGCCGTACCTGCCGGTACAGACAACAAATCGTTCTTCTCACACAGAATCTGGTAAATCTTGCCGTTCAGATGCAGGCAGAATAGTCCCGCGCCTTCCACGAAAAAGCGCACTTCATCTTCGTGATGGATATGCTCGGATAAAAACTTGGTGCGCAGCTCCGCACACTGCGGATTGTCCGAACGCATGCTGATCACATCCCAGCTTTGGTAACCTTTTTCTGCCACCAGCTTATCGATTTCATGCTGATACACCGCCAGCACTTCCTCGGAGGACGGCGCGTCGCTCAGTTTTTGACTGGCTTCCCAGCGCTCAAAACGCACACCGATATCGTTCAGCTGTTTCTGAATCGCATCGGCATCCTGGCTTTGCCAAATCGGCTGGCTTGCATCACTGTCGCTAAAAATGGTTAATCCACTCATTGGGCGTACTCCGGTAAGTCGATCTGGTCAAAACGAGCCGCCTGACGGTGACGGCTTACGCTATCCGCGTCATCACGAATAAGCTGACAGGTGTGCCAACCGGCTTCCTGCGCGGCATCCAGCTCCTGACGAATGTCCGATAGGAACAACAGTTGCTCAGCAGGCAACCCGATGGCTTGTGCAATCGTGCGATAAGAATCAGTCTCCCGCTTCGCGCCGACGCGGGTATCAAAATAGTCGCTGAACAGCGGGCGCAGATCGCCCGCGTTGCTGTAACCAAACAGCAACCGCTGCGCTTCCACCGAACCCGATGAGTAAACATACAGGTGCAGGCCTTGCTGCTGCCACGCGGCGAGCTGTGCCGCTACTTCAGGATACAGATGCCCCTGAAAATCGCCGTTACGGTAGCCCGCACGCCAGATAATGCCCTGCAGCAACTTCAGCGACGTGGATTTACGGTCTTCATCCATAAACTGATTCAGCGCGGCAATCAGTGTATCGCTATCTGCATCAGGCTGAGCTAACTCCTGACGCAGCGCGTTCAGCACCTGTGCGATCTCAGGATCGCTGTCGTGCTGTCGCACCGTATCGGCCAGTCGCTCGCGAGCATAAGGAAACAGCACGCTGTGAACAAAACGGATGTCGCTGGTGGTGCCTTCAATATCAGTGACTATCGCCTTAATCATGCTTTAGCCTCCAGCAGTCGACGCTGCAATTCACACTGGAACAAGAACTCTAACCCTTCTAGATGACGACGCGCTTCTTTCACCGTCGCACCCCAGCAGTAAAGACCGTGGCCGCGCACCAGAAAACCGTAGCGTAGCGGCGTGTGGCTAGCGAACTCCGTTACTCGCTGCGCTAGCGCTGGAATATCCTGATCGTTATCGAAAATCGGGATCACCACACGATCCAAATGAGTTGTCTGCCCCGCCAACGACTTTTGCATTTCGTAGCCGTGCAGCACCAGCTCAGCGCCTTTCTCCACCCGGGACAGCACCGTCGCGTTCACCGAGTGCGTATGCAGCACAGCGCCAATAGTCGGTTCGCGGCGATACAGCAGCGTGTGCAGCCCCGTTTCCGCCGACGGCGTACGGCCACTCGGCACATGGTTAGTGGCAATATCCACCAGCAGGAAATCCTCTGTCTGAAGGCTGCCTTTGTCTTTACCCGATTCGGTAATCAGACACTGCGCGTCATCCAGCCGCACGGACATATTGCCGCCCGTCGCCGGACACCAGCCTTTCTC
Proteins encoded in this window:
- a CDS encoding acireductone dioxygenase, whose product is MSGLTIFSDSDASQPIWQSQDADAIQKQLNDIGVRFERWEASQKLSDAPSSEEVLAVYQHEIDKLVAEKGYQSWDVISMRSDNPQCAELRTKFLSEHIHHEDEVRFFVEGAGLFCLHLNGKIYQILCEKNDLLSVPAGTAHWFDMGPEPHFTAIRLFDNPEGWIAHFTGDKIADVYPKLEC
- the mtnC gene encoding acireductone synthase, translated to MIKAIVTDIEGTTSDIRFVHSVLFPYARERLADTVRQHDSDPEIAQVLNALRQELAQPDADSDTLIAALNQFMDEDRKSTSLKLLQGIIWRAGYRNGDFQGHLYPEVAAQLAAWQQQGLHLYVYSSGSVEAQRLLFGYSNAGDLRPLFSDYFDTRVGAKRETDSYRTIAQAIGLPAEQLLFLSDIRQELDAAQEAGWHTCQLIRDDADSVSRHRQAARFDQIDLPEYAQ
- a CDS encoding methylthioribulose 1-phosphate dehydratase, with translation MTENQQLTALVAACHWIGEKGWCPATGGNMSVRLDDAQCLITESGKDKGSLQTEDFLLVDIATNHVPSGRTPSAETGLHTLLYRREPTIGAVLHTHSVNATVLSRVEKGAELVLHGYEMQKSLAGQTTHLDRVVIPIFDNDQDIPALAQRVTEFASHTPLRYGFLVRGHGLYCWGATVKEARRHLEGLEFLFQCELQRRLLEAKA